The Chelatococcus sp. HY11 genome includes a window with the following:
- a CDS encoding ammonium transporter: MTLKREHKAGLAALALALAAGTIAGVGPAFAQAAAEAAPAAAPVPNKGDTAWMLVSAILVLAMTIPGLALFYGGLVRTKNMLSVLTQVFSIVCVVVLVWVIYGYSLAFTGTSAFIGNFSKAFLAGITGDSTTDTFTKGVVIPEFVFICFQMTFACITPALIVGSFAERIKFSALLLFTVLWVTFVYFPMAHMVWFSEGLLFKMGALDFAGGTVVHINAGMAGLVGALMIGKRTGYGKEPMPPHSMTMTMIGASLLWVGWFGFNAGSNLEANGGAALAMLNTFVATAAAGMAWQFTEWGTKGHPSLLGTVSGAVAGLVAVTPAAGLIGPMGSIILGLIAGVICFYASTTVKNALGYDDSLDVFGIHCIGGIVGSLLTGILVAPALGGVGVADYSMGGQLWTQFVAVVVALLWSGIGSAILYKVVDLIVGLRISVEGEREGLDLADHGERAYNY; the protein is encoded by the coding sequence ATGACGTTAAAGCGCGAGCATAAGGCGGGTCTTGCGGCACTCGCCCTTGCACTTGCCGCTGGCACCATTGCGGGTGTCGGACCGGCATTTGCCCAGGCTGCCGCAGAAGCGGCGCCTGCGGCTGCTCCGGTTCCCAATAAAGGTGACACGGCCTGGATGCTGGTTTCCGCGATCCTCGTGCTCGCAATGACCATCCCGGGGCTTGCCCTGTTCTACGGTGGCCTCGTTCGCACCAAGAACATGCTGTCCGTGCTGACGCAGGTGTTTTCCATCGTCTGCGTGGTCGTCCTTGTATGGGTCATCTACGGCTACAGCCTCGCCTTCACGGGCACGAGCGCGTTCATCGGCAATTTTTCCAAGGCCTTCCTTGCCGGCATAACGGGTGATTCGACGACGGACACCTTCACCAAGGGTGTCGTGATCCCCGAGTTCGTATTCATCTGCTTCCAGATGACCTTCGCCTGCATCACGCCGGCGCTGATCGTCGGGTCCTTTGCGGAGCGCATCAAGTTTTCCGCGCTCCTGCTGTTCACCGTCCTGTGGGTCACCTTCGTCTACTTCCCCATGGCGCATATGGTGTGGTTCAGCGAGGGCCTCCTGTTCAAGATGGGCGCGCTCGACTTCGCCGGCGGCACGGTCGTCCACATCAACGCGGGTATGGCAGGTCTTGTCGGCGCCTTGATGATTGGCAAGCGCACGGGCTACGGCAAGGAGCCGATGCCTCCGCACTCCATGACCATGACCATGATCGGCGCCTCCCTTCTGTGGGTGGGCTGGTTCGGCTTCAACGCCGGCTCGAACCTCGAGGCCAACGGTGGCGCGGCGCTTGCCATGCTCAACACCTTCGTCGCGACCGCCGCGGCTGGTATGGCCTGGCAGTTCACCGAATGGGGCACGAAGGGTCACCCGTCGCTGCTCGGCACGGTTTCGGGCGCCGTCGCCGGCCTTGTTGCGGTCACGCCGGCAGCCGGCCTCATCGGCCCTATGGGCTCGATCATCCTGGGCCTCATCGCCGGCGTCATCTGCTTCTACGCGTCGACCACCGTGAAGAACGCGCTCGGCTATGACGACTCACTCGATGTCTTCGGCATCCACTGCATTGGCGGCATCGTCGGCTCGCTGCTCACCGGCATCCTGGTCGCTCCGGCTCTCGGTGGTGTCGGCGTCGCGGATTACTCCATGGGCGGCCAGCTCTGGACGCAGTTCGTCGCGGTTGTCGTCGCCCTGCTGTGGAGCGGCATCGGCTCGGCCATTCTTTATAAGGTGGTCGATCTGATCGTCGGCCTGCGGATTTCCGTCGAGGGCGAGCGCGAAGGGCTCGATCTCGCGGACCACGGCGAACGTGCCTACAACTACTGA
- a CDS encoding DNA translocase FtsK 4TM domain-containing protein: MRTLRRPSSPTDGLSDALRRFFARRAVELVGLALLGVAGATALALATWSVDDPSLTHATSQPAVNLLKLPGAITADLAMQVFGLGAIAFLLPVAAWGLGLMTRRALPRLPLKIGLWLLGGAAAAAVASALPSTARWPLPTGLGGVVGDALVFAARGIIPFGGGPERALVALIYAGVAILALTAACGIGLTEDHHENADDDNHDGAADSDDDADGSSEPGWGIISLGAIAHGVMATKAALARRFAAPKAAPRQRGEPMLERAGAASSRRAVSSPYPQYDDDDDYADAPFGSDDSFAPEPPPSRVTPRAPAPKPGRRLAREAQPSFLDAEHYQLPPLGLLAEPKKTLMPVSPEALDQNAALLEGVLTDFGVRGDIVNVRPGPVVTLYELEPAPGTKSSRVISLADDIARSMSAVSARVAVIPGRNAIGIELPNAKRETVFLRELLASEDFEKTKLKLALCLGKTIGGEPVIAELARMPHLLVAGTTGSGKSVAINTMILSLLYRLKPEECRLIMVDPKMLELSVYEGIPHLLTPVVTDPKKAVVALKWAVREMEERYKKMSKVGVRNIDGFNARVAEAKAKGDVITRTVQTGFDKETGEAVYEEELMDLETLPYIVVIVDEMADLMMVAGKEIEGTIQRLAQMARAAGIHVVLATQRPSVDVITGTIKANFPTRISFQVTSKIDSRTILGEQGAEQLLGQGDMLYMAGGGRIMRVHGPFVSDNEVEKIVAHLKRQGRPQYLDAVTAGDDDGSDGGGDGAVFDSSSFGAPGGDLYDQAVAVVLRDQKASTSYIQRRLQIGYNRAASLMERMENEGIVGPANHAGKREILMEGGGRDDDED, from the coding sequence ATGCGAACACTACGCCGGCCTTCGTCTCCCACCGACGGTCTCTCCGATGCGCTGCGCCGCTTCTTCGCACGCCGCGCCGTGGAGCTGGTCGGTCTCGCCTTGCTGGGTGTTGCGGGCGCAACCGCACTCGCGCTTGCCACGTGGTCGGTTGACGACCCGAGCCTGACGCACGCCACGAGCCAGCCCGCCGTCAATCTGCTGAAACTGCCCGGGGCGATCACCGCCGATCTCGCGATGCAGGTCTTTGGACTCGGCGCAATCGCCTTCCTGCTGCCGGTCGCGGCCTGGGGGCTTGGCCTGATGACCCGCAGGGCACTGCCGCGTCTGCCTTTGAAGATCGGCCTATGGCTTCTCGGGGGGGCCGCCGCGGCCGCGGTCGCCAGCGCTCTTCCGTCAACCGCGCGATGGCCTTTACCGACGGGTCTCGGCGGCGTGGTTGGTGACGCGCTCGTCTTCGCGGCCAGGGGCATCATTCCTTTCGGCGGTGGTCCCGAGCGGGCGCTTGTCGCGCTGATCTATGCGGGTGTCGCCATTCTTGCGCTGACGGCTGCCTGTGGCATCGGCCTTACCGAGGACCACCACGAGAATGCCGATGACGACAATCACGATGGGGCGGCTGACAGCGACGACGATGCCGACGGCAGCAGCGAGCCGGGCTGGGGCATCATTTCTCTCGGCGCCATCGCCCATGGCGTGATGGCGACGAAGGCGGCTCTCGCCCGCCGTTTCGCCGCGCCAAAAGCCGCGCCGAGGCAACGTGGCGAACCCATGCTGGAAAGGGCCGGGGCCGCCTCGTCACGGCGTGCGGTGTCGTCGCCCTACCCGCAGTATGACGACGATGACGATTATGCTGACGCTCCCTTCGGGTCTGACGACAGTTTCGCGCCGGAACCGCCGCCGAGCCGGGTGACGCCACGCGCGCCCGCGCCCAAGCCGGGCCGGCGTCTGGCGCGGGAGGCACAACCCTCCTTCCTCGACGCGGAGCACTACCAGCTGCCGCCGCTCGGCCTGCTGGCGGAGCCGAAGAAGACGCTGATGCCGGTATCCCCGGAGGCGCTCGACCAGAATGCGGCGCTTCTCGAAGGTGTTCTCACGGATTTCGGTGTGCGCGGCGATATCGTCAATGTGCGTCCCGGTCCGGTCGTCACGCTCTACGAGCTGGAACCGGCGCCGGGCACCAAGTCGTCCCGCGTCATCAGCCTCGCGGACGATATCGCGCGCTCGATGAGTGCCGTCTCCGCGCGCGTGGCCGTCATACCAGGGCGCAACGCCATCGGTATCGAGCTGCCCAACGCGAAGCGCGAGACGGTCTTCCTGCGCGAGCTGCTGGCCTCGGAGGATTTCGAGAAGACCAAGCTGAAGCTCGCGCTCTGCCTCGGCAAGACGATCGGCGGCGAGCCCGTCATCGCCGAACTCGCGCGCATGCCGCATCTGCTCGTGGCCGGCACCACCGGCTCGGGCAAGTCAGTCGCCATCAACACCATGATCCTCTCGCTGCTTTACCGGCTGAAGCCGGAGGAATGCCGGCTGATCATGGTGGACCCCAAGATGCTCGAGCTCTCGGTCTACGAGGGTATACCGCATCTCCTGACACCCGTCGTCACCGACCCGAAGAAGGCGGTCGTCGCCCTGAAATGGGCGGTCCGGGAGATGGAGGAGCGCTATAAGAAGATGTCGAAGGTCGGTGTGCGCAACATCGACGGGTTCAATGCCCGCGTCGCCGAGGCGAAGGCCAAGGGCGACGTCATCACCCGCACGGTGCAGACGGGCTTCGACAAGGAAACGGGCGAGGCGGTCTATGAGGAAGAGCTCATGGATCTCGAGACGCTGCCCTATATCGTCGTCATCGTCGATGAGATGGCCGACCTGATGATGGTCGCCGGAAAGGAAATCGAAGGCACCATCCAGCGCCTTGCGCAGATGGCGCGCGCCGCCGGCATCCATGTTGTCCTCGCCACCCAGCGTCCGTCCGTCGACGTTATCACCGGGACCATCAAGGCGAATTTCCCGACGCGCATCTCCTTCCAGGTGACGTCCAAGATCGACAGCCGCACCATCCTTGGCGAACAGGGCGCCGAGCAGCTTCTGGGGCAGGGCGACATGCTCTATATGGCGGGCGGCGGCCGCATCATGCGTGTGCACGGTCCCTTCGTTTCCGACAACGAGGTCGAGAAGATCGTCGCGCATCTCAAGCGCCAGGGACGGCCGCAATATCTCGATGCCGTCACGGCCGGCGACGACGACGGGAGCGATGGGGGTGGTGATGGCGCCGTGTTCGACAGTTCGTCCTTTGGCGCGCCGGGCGGCGATCTCTACGACCAGGCCGTCGCCGTTGTGCTGCGCGACCAGAAGGCGTCGACCTCCTATATCCAGCGTCGCCTGCAGATCGGCTACAACCGCGCTGCCTCCCTGATGGAGCGCATGGAGAACGAAGGGATCGTCGGTCCGGCGAATCACGCGGGCAAGCGTGAAATCCTCATGGAAGGCGGTGGCCGCGACGACGACGAGGACTAG
- a CDS encoding outer-membrane lipoprotein carrier protein LolA, translating into MKRFGCATLALVVAFAASGGVPVAQAQNDPLTRFLDGMFRKTPAEEPAQAPAPARAAPLPAPTGGSTAPPQAASPPAISPTAPTQSAAGGPPLPPRRPAALGGNEGQSVQPVTTAAPAPAAAPAAAPVASIAPAATAPRAANNVVPTSQAAAIERVNSYVNSIDTLTGRFVQYGGDGRRAEGTLYIQRPGRLRFAYNPPSTLEIVADGRSVAIRDSKLKTNDVYPIGQTPLKFLLKDRFDLTRDTKVRAVDIGNDGVVTVSFEDSATIGGTSRITLRFDARNNALRQWTVVDPQGYETSVALSDLRLASRAQTE; encoded by the coding sequence ATGAAGCGTTTTGGTTGTGCAACATTGGCGCTTGTGGTCGCTTTCGCGGCCAGTGGCGGCGTGCCCGTTGCGCAAGCGCAGAATGATCCCCTCACGCGCTTTCTCGACGGCATGTTCAGAAAGACGCCGGCTGAAGAACCCGCGCAGGCCCCGGCTCCGGCACGGGCCGCCCCGCTCCCGGCACCGACCGGCGGCAGTACGGCCCCGCCGCAAGCCGCATCCCCCCCAGCCATATCCCCCACCGCCCCCACCCAGTCCGCTGCGGGCGGACCGCCGTTGCCCCCGCGCCGGCCGGCTGCGCTGGGCGGCAATGAGGGTCAATCCGTCCAGCCTGTCACCACGGCCGCCCCGGCGCCGGCCGCAGCCCCAGCCGCCGCGCCCGTGGCATCCATCGCTCCGGCAGCCACCGCGCCGCGGGCCGCGAACAACGTGGTGCCGACGAGCCAGGCGGCCGCCATTGAACGCGTGAATTCTTATGTGAACAGTATCGACACGCTGACGGGGCGGTTCGTCCAGTATGGCGGCGACGGCCGCCGGGCCGAAGGCACGCTCTATATCCAGCGGCCGGGGCGTTTGCGCTTCGCCTACAATCCGCCGTCGACGCTCGAGATCGTCGCGGATGGCCGTTCTGTCGCGATCCGCGATTCCAAGCTCAAGACCAACGATGTCTATCCGATCGGGCAGACGCCGCTGAAATTTCTTTTGAAAGATCGTTTCGACCTGACGCGGGATACCAAGGTTCGCGCGGTGGACATCGGCAATGACGGCGTCGTGACCGTCAGTTTCGAGGATAGCGCCACGATCGGCGGCACCTCGCGCATCACCTTGCGCTTCGATGCCCGCAACAATGCCCTGCGGCAGTGGACCGTCGTCGATCCACAGGGCTACGAGACCTCCGTCGCGCTGTCCGATCTGCGCCTCGCGAGCCGCGCGCAGACGGAGTAG
- the xth gene encoding exodeoxyribonuclease III: protein MKLVVTSWNVNSVRMRLDHVVRFLTETRPDVLCLQETKCPDDRFPSAAFKALGYHYMALNGQKGYHGVAVLSRLPFASTNIMGFCDKNDSRHIAVTLGTGAKAASGVTIHNFYVPAGGDIPDPELNPRFAHKLAFLDELMQWQDRARPTAAPSILLGDLNIAPYEADVWNHKALLNVVSHTPIETTRLEEFRQTSGFVDAIRQLRPVPEKVFTWWSYRSPDWAAADKGRRLDHVWVAPELVPSVTGSAIARETRGWERPSDHVPVSITLDL, encoded by the coding sequence ATGAAACTCGTCGTCACTTCCTGGAACGTCAATTCCGTCCGTATGCGGCTGGACCATGTCGTCCGCTTCCTGACGGAAACGCGCCCGGATGTGCTGTGCCTGCAAGAGACGAAATGTCCGGATGACCGTTTCCCATCGGCGGCCTTCAAGGCGCTTGGCTATCATTACATGGCGCTCAACGGTCAGAAGGGCTACCACGGGGTCGCGGTGCTCTCCCGGCTGCCTTTCGCGTCGACCAATATCATGGGCTTCTGTGACAAGAACGATTCGCGCCATATCGCGGTGACGCTGGGCACGGGCGCCAAAGCCGCTTCGGGTGTGACCATCCATAACTTCTATGTGCCCGCTGGCGGCGATATCCCCGATCCGGAGCTCAATCCGCGCTTTGCTCATAAGCTTGCCTTCCTCGACGAGCTGATGCAGTGGCAGGACCGCGCCCGGCCAACCGCCGCGCCCAGCATTCTGCTCGGCGATCTCAATATCGCGCCTTACGAAGCCGATGTGTGGAACCACAAGGCGCTGCTCAACGTCGTCAGTCATACGCCGATCGAGACGACGCGGCTGGAGGAGTTTCGACAGACGTCGGGTTTCGTCGATGCCATACGCCAGCTGCGCCCCGTGCCGGAAAAGGTGTTCACGTGGTGGAGCTACCGTTCGCCGGATTGGGCGGCGGCCGACAAGGGCCGTCGTCTCGATCACGTCTGGGTCGCACCGGAGCTTGTCCCAAGCGTGACGGGCAGTGCCATCGCGCGTGAAACGCGCGGCTGGGAGCGGCCGTCAGACCACGTGCCGGTGTCGATTACGCTTGATCTCTAG
- a CDS encoding cyclic nucleotide-binding domain-containing protein — protein sequence MGLNDDLETLSRVPLLSLIEPEALRLLAFAAETRILRAGDILFRRGENADGGYIVVSGAIALDARDDGSPANYIARPGTLLGESALFAECSRPATAIAREPSSVMKMQRGLVHRVLGEFPHSARALHDAIAARLIAFSQELGEIRDTIDATSAEPAIQASRDQGSEDQAARDQA from the coding sequence ATGGGACTGAACGACGACCTCGAAACCTTGAGTCGGGTGCCGCTCCTCTCGTTGATAGAACCTGAGGCCCTGCGCCTTCTCGCCTTTGCCGCCGAAACGCGCATCCTGCGGGCGGGCGACATACTGTTCCGACGCGGCGAGAACGCTGACGGCGGTTATATCGTTGTGTCGGGCGCGATAGCGCTTGATGCAAGGGATGACGGCTCGCCCGCGAATTACATCGCAAGGCCCGGCACGCTCCTTGGAGAATCCGCGCTCTTCGCGGAATGCAGCCGCCCGGCCACGGCCATCGCGCGGGAGCCGTCCAGCGTCATGAAGATGCAGCGCGGGCTTGTGCATCGCGTACTGGGCGAGTTTCCCCATTCAGCCCGCGCCCTGCACGATGCCATCGCGGCGCGACTGATAGCGTTCTCCCAGGAGCTCGGGGAGATACGCGACACGATCGATGCGACCAGCGCCGAGCCGGCGATCCAAGCTTCACGTGATCAAGGTTCAGAAGATCAAGCCGCTAGAGATCAAGCGTAA